In Paractinoplanes brasiliensis, the following proteins share a genomic window:
- a CDS encoding aldo/keto reductase — protein MTDEYGKLGDHRVRRVGFGAMQLEHGDREDAVKILRQAVELGVDHIDTAQFYGDGRVNELIRTALHPYGNDLRLVSKVGAVSHPVERLVLAQKPAQLRAGVEENLRTLGIDRIPVVNLRRADMQPGIIAGGDQVVDLDSQLAELIALREEGKIGAIGLSHVSLPQLRQALPAGIVCVQNLYNVLTRDHEDVLQECAARGVAWVPYFPLGSAFDQIPTVTDHPVVVAQARRLGITPAQVGLAWLLGHSPATLLIPGTRSLDHLTENMAVAAIELDSEATAALDALASPGPDDHTVPPAT, from the coding sequence ATGACAGACGAGTACGGCAAGCTGGGCGATCACCGGGTGCGGCGAGTGGGCTTCGGCGCCATGCAGCTGGAACACGGCGATCGCGAAGACGCCGTCAAGATCCTGCGACAGGCCGTCGAGCTCGGCGTCGACCACATCGACACGGCCCAGTTCTACGGGGACGGGCGAGTCAACGAGCTGATCAGGACGGCCCTCCACCCGTACGGGAATGATCTGCGACTCGTCAGCAAGGTGGGCGCCGTCAGCCACCCCGTCGAACGGCTGGTCCTGGCGCAGAAACCGGCCCAGCTGCGGGCGGGCGTCGAGGAGAACCTCCGGACCCTCGGCATCGACCGCATCCCGGTCGTCAACCTGCGCCGCGCCGACATGCAGCCCGGCATCATCGCCGGCGGTGACCAGGTCGTCGACCTCGACAGCCAGCTCGCCGAACTCATCGCCCTGCGCGAAGAGGGCAAGATCGGCGCGATCGGCCTGAGCCACGTGAGCCTGCCCCAGCTGCGCCAAGCGCTCCCCGCGGGCATCGTCTGCGTGCAGAACCTCTACAACGTTCTCACCCGCGACCACGAGGACGTGCTCCAGGAATGCGCCGCCCGGGGCGTGGCTTGGGTGCCGTACTTCCCGCTGGGTTCGGCGTTCGACCAGATCCCCACCGTCACCGACCACCCGGTCGTGGTCGCCCAGGCGCGTCGGCTCGGCATCACCCCGGCCCAGGTGGGGTTGGCATGGTTGCTCGGCCACAGCCCGGCGACCCTGCTGATCCCCGGCACCCGCAGCCTGGACCACCTGACCGAGAACATGGCGGTGGCCGCGATCGAACTCGATTCGGAGGCGACGGCAGCACTGGACGCCCTGGCATCCCCAGGCCCCGACGATCACACCGTGCCGCCCGCGACGTGA
- a CDS encoding TetR/AcrR family transcriptional regulator, which yields MEAIPFSGNERRPGARSDARRNRQLIVEAAARVFAHGSEPVKMEAIAREAGVGIGTLYRNFPTREALVEEVYRSELDRLAGLAEPLLAEHPPAAAMREWMRRYREFVATKHGMAEALRAAIASGAISSAQTRAQLEGAITTLLEAGRADGSLRADVLPADIIAGMAGIMLAAADIDQAGRMQQLLVDALLTHRAEEAPTRPA from the coding sequence GTGGAGGCGATTCCGTTTTCTGGGAACGAGCGGCGTCCCGGCGCGCGCAGTGACGCCCGGCGCAACCGGCAACTGATCGTCGAGGCGGCCGCACGGGTGTTCGCGCACGGTTCGGAGCCGGTCAAGATGGAGGCGATCGCCCGGGAGGCGGGGGTCGGCATCGGCACGTTGTATCGCAACTTCCCGACGCGCGAGGCGCTGGTCGAGGAGGTCTACCGCAGCGAGCTCGACCGCCTGGCCGGGCTGGCCGAGCCGCTGCTGGCCGAGCATCCGCCCGCCGCCGCGATGCGCGAGTGGATGCGCCGCTATCGGGAGTTCGTCGCCACCAAGCACGGCATGGCGGAGGCCCTGCGCGCGGCGATCGCGAGCGGCGCGATCAGCTCGGCGCAGACCCGCGCCCAGCTCGAAGGGGCCATCACCACGCTGCTGGAGGCGGGCCGGGCGGACGGCAGCCTTCGCGCCGACGTCCTCCCGGCCGACATCATCGCGGGCATGGCGGGCATCATGCTGGCCGCCGCCGACATCGACCAGGCCGGCCGCATGCAGCAACTGCTGGTCGACGCCCTGCTCACCCACCGGGCCGAAGAAGCGCCGACACGCCCGGCCTAA
- a CDS encoding aldehyde dehydrogenase family protein encodes MYEVSQYVSGSWQPGASGRRLTVLSPVDDSPVTEVAISSEDDVAAAVATARAASLEWAATAPAARAAALHAAADAVAAAADELAEIMTAEMGKPVGGARESIMAGVGTLRQYAELGPTHRGRTLAGDSAAIDLMAYEPRGVVAVITPWNDPVAVSCGLLGAALATGNVVIYKPSERTPATGWRLAQLLAEHFPAGVFSLLNGDGPVGAALAASAVDVVAQVGSTATGRSIAAACARTGAKALLENGGSDPVIVDAGVDPAWAASQVALGAFVNSGQICVAVERVYVHRDVAGAFLEALENEAEQWESRIGPMVDRRMRDAVDEQVQQAVKEGARVLRGGTAPAGPGAFYPPTVLADCTHDMAVVREETFGPVAAVVTVDSFSSALSLAADSPYGLAASVLTTSMSNAQLAWRRLPAGTVKVNNVFGGAPGGAAHPRRGSGQGFGYGPELLDEMTAMKAVHIEAPPQGW; translated from the coding sequence ATGTATGAGGTTTCGCAGTACGTCAGCGGCTCGTGGCAGCCGGGCGCCTCCGGGCGACGTCTGACCGTTCTCAGCCCCGTCGACGACTCCCCCGTCACCGAGGTGGCAATCTCCAGCGAGGACGATGTGGCGGCCGCCGTGGCCACGGCGCGCGCCGCGTCACTCGAATGGGCGGCCACGGCGCCGGCGGCCCGGGCGGCGGCCCTGCACGCGGCGGCCGACGCCGTCGCCGCGGCCGCCGACGAGCTGGCCGAGATCATGACCGCCGAGATGGGCAAACCGGTCGGCGGCGCCCGCGAATCAATCATGGCCGGGGTGGGGACGCTGCGGCAGTACGCCGAGCTCGGCCCGACCCATCGCGGGCGCACCCTGGCCGGCGACTCCGCGGCGATCGACCTCATGGCGTACGAGCCGCGCGGGGTCGTCGCCGTGATCACCCCGTGGAACGACCCCGTCGCGGTGTCGTGCGGCCTGCTCGGCGCGGCGTTGGCAACGGGCAACGTGGTGATCTACAAGCCGAGCGAGCGTACGCCGGCGACGGGCTGGCGCCTGGCCCAGCTGCTCGCCGAGCACTTCCCGGCGGGCGTGTTCTCGCTGCTCAACGGCGACGGCCCGGTCGGGGCGGCGCTGGCGGCCTCAGCCGTGGACGTGGTGGCTCAAGTGGGCTCCACGGCAACCGGCCGTTCCATTGCCGCGGCGTGTGCCCGTACGGGGGCGAAGGCTCTGTTGGAGAACGGCGGGAGCGATCCCGTGATCGTGGACGCCGGAGTCGATCCGGCCTGGGCGGCGTCCCAGGTGGCGCTGGGCGCGTTCGTCAACAGCGGGCAGATCTGCGTGGCGGTCGAGCGGGTGTACGTGCACCGCGACGTGGCCGGCGCGTTCCTCGAGGCGCTGGAGAACGAGGCCGAGCAGTGGGAGTCGCGGATCGGCCCGATGGTGGACCGGCGCATGCGCGACGCCGTCGACGAGCAGGTGCAGCAGGCGGTCAAGGAGGGCGCCCGGGTGCTGCGGGGCGGCACGGCGCCGGCGGGTCCCGGGGCGTTCTATCCGCCGACCGTGCTGGCCGACTGCACCCACGACATGGCCGTGGTCCGCGAGGAGACGTTCGGGCCGGTCGCGGCGGTCGTCACCGTTGACTCGTTCTCGTCGGCCCTCTCACTCGCGGCGGATTCCCCGTACGGGCTGGCGGCCTCGGTTCTGACCACGTCGATGAGCAACGCACAGCTCGCCTGGCGGCGGCTGCCCGCGGGCACGGTGAAGGTCAACAACGTCTTCGGCGGGGCGCCGGGCGGGGCTGCGCATCCGCGCCGGGGCAGCGGGCAGGGGTTCGGCTACGGGCCGGAACTGCTCGACGAGATGACAGCGATGAAGGCCGTCCACATCGAAGCCCCACCCCAGGGCTGGTAA
- a CDS encoding carbamoyltransferase family protein encodes MRVLGINAIFHDPAAALVVDGQVVAAAEEERFSRRKHGKRPVPFAAWELPEMAAAWCLEEAGLRPGDLDAVAYSFDPGLSRDAASLGLDDPWDHLRVDYARRAPQFLAAALPGLDPEQVRFVPHHVAHAASAGLSVPEDSATLVLDGRGEVASHLAGAFRGGELEVFKSQELPHSLGLLYEDLTRHLGFLHSSDEYKVMALASYGRPRFLNLLRELVRPTADGGFTVDRIDWGALAKARTADGEMTAEHADLASSVQVRLEEVLLELARWTYEASGGLKTLTMAGGTALNCVANGRIAAEGPFERVWVQPAAGDSGTALGAALSVQGKNVPFGSAALGRGWSDDELEAELRRAGLPYTRPGSIAAEAAEVLAANGIVAWYQGRSEYGPRALGHRSLLAHPGDQDTQTRMNNVKGREQFRPIAPMVRAERFDDIFEGVNPSPYMLFVHQVKPEWRSRIPAVTHVDGTARVQTVHRETEPLVAEMLAEFERLTGLPVVVNTSLNTAGRPMVDTPREAMELFGSAPVDLLAMGPFAVRRAKAFE; translated from the coding sequence ATGCGAGTGCTGGGAATCAACGCGATCTTCCACGATCCGGCCGCGGCCCTGGTCGTCGACGGTCAGGTGGTGGCTGCGGCCGAAGAGGAGCGCTTCAGCCGCCGCAAGCACGGCAAGCGGCCGGTGCCGTTCGCCGCCTGGGAACTGCCCGAGATGGCCGCCGCCTGGTGCCTGGAGGAGGCCGGCCTGCGCCCGGGGGACCTGGACGCGGTCGCCTACTCGTTCGACCCCGGGCTGTCGCGGGACGCGGCGAGCCTGGGCCTCGACGACCCTTGGGACCACTTGCGCGTCGACTACGCGCGGCGGGCGCCGCAGTTCCTGGCGGCCGCGCTGCCCGGTCTCGACCCGGAACAGGTGCGGTTCGTGCCGCACCACGTCGCGCATGCGGCCTCGGCCGGGTTGTCGGTGCCCGAGGACAGCGCGACCCTGGTGCTCGACGGGCGGGGCGAGGTGGCCAGCCACCTGGCGGGCGCGTTCCGCGGCGGCGAGCTCGAGGTGTTCAAGAGCCAGGAGCTGCCGCACTCTCTCGGTCTGCTCTACGAGGACCTGACCCGCCACCTCGGGTTCCTGCACTCCAGCGACGAGTACAAGGTGATGGCCCTGGCCTCGTACGGGCGTCCGCGGTTCCTGAATCTGCTCCGCGAGCTGGTGCGGCCCACAGCGGACGGCGGCTTCACGGTCGACCGGATCGACTGGGGCGCCCTCGCGAAGGCCCGTACGGCCGACGGCGAGATGACCGCCGAGCACGCCGACCTGGCCTCCAGCGTGCAGGTGCGGCTCGAGGAGGTGCTGCTCGAGCTGGCCCGGTGGACGTACGAGGCCTCGGGTGGCCTCAAGACGCTGACGATGGCCGGTGGCACGGCGCTGAACTGCGTGGCCAACGGCCGGATCGCCGCCGAGGGCCCCTTCGAGCGGGTGTGGGTGCAGCCGGCCGCCGGGGACTCCGGCACGGCGCTGGGTGCGGCCCTGTCCGTACAGGGAAAGAATGTGCCTTTCGGCAGCGCGGCTCTCGGTCGTGGGTGGAGCGACGACGAGCTGGAAGCGGAGTTGCGCCGGGCCGGGCTGCCGTACACCCGGCCCGGGTCGATCGCCGCCGAGGCCGCCGAGGTGCTGGCCGCCAACGGGATCGTCGCCTGGTATCAGGGGCGCAGCGAGTACGGACCGCGGGCACTGGGCCACCGGTCGCTGCTGGCCCACCCCGGCGACCAGGACACCCAGACGCGCATGAACAACGTGAAGGGCCGCGAGCAGTTCCGGCCGATCGCGCCGATGGTGCGGGCCGAACGCTTCGACGACATCTTCGAAGGCGTAAACCCGAGCCCGTACATGCTCTTCGTGCACCAGGTGAAACCGGAGTGGAGGAGCCGCATCCCGGCCGTGACCCACGTCGACGGCACCGCGCGCGTGCAGACCGTCCACCGCGAGACCGAGCCGCTGGTGGCCGAGATGCTGGCCGAGTTCGAGCGGCTCACCGGCCTGCCCGTCGTCGTCAACACCTCACTCAACACGGCCGGCCGTCCGATGGTCGACACGCCGCGCGAGGCGATGGAGCTGTTCGGCTCGGCGCCGGTCGACCTGCTGGCCATGGGCCCGTTCGCGGTGCGCCGCGCGAAGGCGTTCGAGTGA
- a CDS encoding glycosyltransferase family 2 protein — MSVTVVIPTLGRPSLAALLTALAPGVAEHDLELLVIDDRPGSPPPLDVPATVLPGPSRGPAAARNVGWQAAKHDWVAFLDDDVLPDADWADRLVDDLAEAGERVGGVQGRLRVPLPPDRRPTDWERVTAGLAEGAWITADMAYRRVALEACGGFDERLPRAFREDAELAFRVRDQGWSLTRGRRRVTHPVRPESPWVSLRTQRGNADDALLRRLYGPCWRELLQIPSGRRSRHVAVTLAGAAALALAATGRRGPATLAGLVWAAGTAEFAAARIAPGPRDPREVATMLTTSALIPPAATWHWLRGWWRWRAL; from the coding sequence GTGAGCGTCACCGTCGTCATACCCACGCTCGGCCGGCCCAGCCTGGCCGCGTTGCTCACCGCGCTCGCTCCCGGCGTGGCCGAGCACGACCTGGAGCTGCTGGTCATCGACGACCGGCCGGGCTCGCCGCCGCCGCTGGACGTCCCGGCGACCGTCCTGCCCGGACCGTCACGCGGGCCGGCCGCCGCCCGCAACGTGGGCTGGCAGGCCGCCAAGCACGACTGGGTCGCCTTCCTCGACGACGACGTGCTGCCCGACGCCGACTGGGCCGACCGGCTCGTCGACGACCTGGCCGAGGCCGGCGAGCGGGTCGGCGGCGTGCAGGGCCGGCTGCGGGTGCCGTTGCCGCCGGACCGCCGCCCGACCGACTGGGAGCGGGTGACGGCCGGGCTGGCCGAGGGCGCGTGGATCACCGCCGACATGGCTTACCGCCGGGTCGCCCTGGAGGCGTGCGGAGGGTTCGACGAGCGTCTGCCGCGGGCGTTCCGTGAGGACGCCGAGCTGGCTTTCCGCGTACGGGATCAGGGGTGGTCCTTGACGCGCGGGCGGCGCCGGGTCACGCATCCGGTGCGGCCGGAGAGTCCCTGGGTCAGCCTGCGCACGCAGCGCGGGAACGCCGACGACGCCCTGCTGCGCCGCCTGTACGGCCCCTGCTGGCGTGAGCTGCTGCAGATCCCGTCCGGCCGCCGCTCCCGCCACGTCGCGGTCACGCTCGCCGGCGCCGCCGCCCTGGCCCTGGCCGCCACCGGCCGCAGAGGACCGGCCACGCTCGCCGGTCTGGTCTGGGCGGCCGGGACAGCGGAGTTCGCCGCCGCCCGCATCGCGCCCGGCCCCCGCGACCCCCGCGAGGTCGCCACCATGCTCACGACCAGCGCGCTGATCCCGCCCGCGGCGACGTGGCACTGGCTGCGCGGCTGGTGGAGGTGGCGTGCGCTGTGA
- a CDS encoding HAD-IIIA family hydrolase has product MSHLFDAVLLDRDGTLIVDVPYNGDPTKVEPMPGAREALDRLRAAGLRLGVVTNQSGLARGRFTAGQLAAVNRRVEDLLGPFDTWQVCPHDNTAGCRCRKPAPGLVTAAASALGTTPARCVMVGDIGRDVEAAQAAGAAAILVPTPVTLPGEVAAAPVVAATITAAADLILQREALVTPASRPGRAGTVLVVRSDSAGDVLVTGPGIRAVAAGAERVVLLCGPRGRAAAELLPGVDEIVEWRLPWIDPHPGPVDPAGITALTERLRATGAEEAVVFTSYHQSALPLALLLRMAGVGRITAISEDYPGSLLDVRHRVPEGLPEPERARSVAAAAGFPLPDGDDGGLRVTGAPRTECGGYVVVHPGASCAARSCPPDTVRDIVAALAAAGHRVLVSAGPDEHHLAAYVAGNVAERTGRTSMSELAAILAGATAVVVANTGPAHLAAAVGTPVVSLYAPTVPYGQWGPYRVPNVRLGQAAAPCRGTRAATCPVEGHPCLSTIQPAEVVAAVARLAPAARTTEAAA; this is encoded by the coding sequence GTGAGCCACTTGTTCGATGCGGTCCTGCTCGACCGGGACGGCACGTTGATCGTGGACGTGCCCTACAACGGCGACCCCACCAAGGTCGAGCCGATGCCCGGGGCCCGCGAAGCGCTCGACCGGCTGCGCGCGGCGGGTCTGCGGCTCGGCGTCGTGACCAACCAGTCGGGCCTGGCCCGGGGCCGGTTCACCGCCGGGCAGCTGGCCGCGGTCAACCGGCGCGTGGAGGATCTGCTCGGGCCGTTCGACACGTGGCAGGTCTGCCCGCACGACAACACCGCCGGATGCCGCTGCCGCAAGCCCGCGCCCGGCCTGGTCACCGCGGCCGCGTCGGCGCTGGGCACCACCCCGGCACGCTGTGTGATGGTCGGCGACATCGGCCGTGACGTCGAGGCCGCGCAGGCCGCCGGGGCCGCCGCGATCCTGGTGCCGACCCCGGTCACCCTGCCCGGCGAAGTGGCTGCCGCGCCCGTCGTCGCCGCCACGATCACCGCCGCGGCCGACCTCATCCTGCAACGGGAAGCGCTGGTCACCCCCGCCTCCCGGCCGGGCCGCGCGGGAACCGTCCTGGTCGTCCGGTCCGATTCGGCGGGGGACGTGCTCGTCACCGGGCCAGGCATCCGGGCCGTCGCGGCCGGGGCCGAGCGGGTCGTGCTGCTCTGCGGTCCGCGCGGACGGGCCGCCGCCGAGCTGCTGCCGGGCGTGGACGAGATCGTCGAGTGGCGGCTGCCCTGGATCGACCCGCACCCCGGGCCGGTCGACCCGGCCGGCATCACGGCGCTGACCGAACGGCTCCGGGCGACCGGCGCCGAGGAGGCCGTCGTCTTCACCTCGTACCACCAGTCGGCGTTGCCGCTCGCGCTGTTGCTGCGGATGGCCGGGGTCGGCCGGATCACCGCGATCAGCGAGGACTATCCCGGGTCGCTGCTCGACGTGCGGCACCGCGTGCCGGAAGGCCTGCCGGAACCCGAGCGGGCGCGCAGCGTCGCCGCCGCAGCGGGTTTCCCCCTGCCGGACGGCGACGACGGCGGCCTGCGAGTGACCGGGGCCCCGCGTACGGAGTGTGGCGGCTACGTCGTCGTCCACCCCGGAGCGAGCTGTGCGGCGCGATCGTGCCCGCCGGACACCGTGCGGGACATCGTCGCCGCCCTCGCCGCCGCCGGTCACCGGGTGCTGGTGAGCGCCGGCCCGGACGAGCACCACCTGGCCGCGTACGTGGCCGGGAATGTCGCCGAGAGGACCGGGCGCACCTCGATGTCCGAGCTCGCCGCGATCCTGGCCGGCGCGACGGCGGTGGTGGTGGCCAACACCGGGCCCGCCCACCTCGCCGCCGCCGTCGGAACCCCCGTCGTGAGCCTGTACGCCCCGACCGTCCCGTACGGGCAATGGGGTCCCTACCGCGTCCCCAACGTCCGCCTCGGCCAGGCCGCCGCGCCCTGCCGCGGCACCCGCGCCGCCACCTGCCCGGTCGAGGGCCACCCCTGCCTGTCCACCATCCAGCCCGCGGAGGTGGTCGCCGCCGTCGCGCGGCTGGCCCCTGCCGCCCGGACCACCGAGGCCGCCGCGTGA
- a CDS encoding glycosyltransferase: MNILLWHVHGSWTTSFVQGKHRYLIPVNDARDEWGRGRARTFDWPATVEELPLGEIRDADVAIVQRPEELERVPKGVPVIYVEHNTPKGDVPSTRHPMAGRDDLVIAHVTDFNELMWDNGGTRTTVIEHGIVEPKARWTGEIGHLAVVTNEPVRRRRVTGTDLFPRFAQVAPLDVFGMGVEGLTGANVFEDLPQHRMHTEVARRRAYLHLCRWTSLGLSLIEAMQMGMPVIGLATTEAVVAVPPDAGVLDTRVSTLVEAAHWLLTDDAAAQSLGARARQVALARYGLDRFLADWDRLLEEETCASR, from the coding sequence GTGAACATTCTGCTCTGGCACGTGCACGGTTCCTGGACAACGTCGTTCGTCCAGGGCAAGCACCGCTACCTGATCCCCGTCAACGACGCCCGCGACGAGTGGGGCCGAGGCCGGGCCCGTACGTTCGACTGGCCGGCCACCGTCGAGGAACTGCCCCTCGGCGAGATCCGCGACGCCGACGTGGCGATCGTGCAGCGCCCCGAGGAGCTCGAACGCGTGCCCAAGGGCGTGCCCGTGATCTATGTGGAGCACAACACGCCCAAGGGCGACGTGCCCAGCACCCGGCACCCGATGGCCGGCCGCGACGACCTCGTGATCGCGCACGTCACCGACTTCAACGAGCTGATGTGGGACAACGGCGGCACCCGCACCACCGTGATCGAGCACGGCATCGTCGAGCCGAAAGCGCGCTGGACCGGCGAGATCGGCCACCTCGCGGTCGTGACCAACGAGCCCGTACGCCGGCGGCGAGTCACCGGAACCGACCTGTTCCCGCGGTTCGCGCAGGTGGCGCCGCTGGACGTCTTCGGCATGGGCGTCGAGGGCCTGACCGGGGCCAACGTCTTCGAGGACCTGCCGCAGCACCGCATGCACACCGAGGTCGCGCGCCGCCGCGCCTACCTGCACCTGTGCCGCTGGACGTCGCTCGGGCTGAGCCTGATCGAGGCCATGCAGATGGGCATGCCGGTCATCGGCCTGGCCACCACCGAGGCGGTCGTCGCCGTGCCACCCGACGCCGGGGTGCTCGACACCCGCGTCTCCACCCTGGTCGAGGCCGCGCACTGGCTGCTCACCGACGATGCCGCGGCACAAAGCCTCGGCGCGCGGGCCCGCCAGGTCGCCCTCGCCCGCTACGGGCTGGACCGGTTCCTCGCGGACTGGGACCGGCTGCTCGAGGAGGAAACATGCGCATCGCGATGA
- a CDS encoding glycosyltransferase, with amino-acid sequence MRIAMISEHASPLAALGGVDAGGQNSHVAELAGALAAAGHQIRVYTRRDSADRPAVIPMADGIDVVHVPAGPATALPKDELLPYMGAFAEWLAENWRTEWKPDVAHAHFWMSGLAAVTAARQCDVPVVQTYHALGSVKRRHQGSADTSPPRRIAYERELGRAVDQVIVQCQDEVRELLRLGVPRTQMTLVPSGVNTERFRADGPAVARDRGRLRILTVARLVERKGVEDQIRALPAVPGAELVVVGGPPDGDLGSDPYARKLRLLAAECRVADRVVLAGAVPSHEMPRWYRSADILAATPWYEPFGLTVLEAMACGVPVVATSVGGLSDTVVDGVTGDLVPPRDPARLGQALRRLAGDDMRRLSYGAAAVDRSQYTYAWPRIAERLAEAYAGVAANTPEVVA; translated from the coding sequence ATGCGCATCGCGATGATCTCGGAACACGCCAGCCCGCTCGCCGCCCTCGGTGGCGTCGACGCGGGCGGGCAGAACTCGCACGTCGCCGAGCTGGCCGGGGCGCTGGCCGCCGCCGGGCACCAGATCCGCGTCTACACCCGGCGGGACAGCGCCGACCGGCCCGCCGTGATACCGATGGCCGACGGGATCGACGTCGTGCACGTGCCCGCCGGACCGGCGACGGCCCTGCCCAAGGACGAGCTGCTGCCGTACATGGGCGCCTTCGCGGAATGGCTGGCCGAGAACTGGCGTACGGAGTGGAAGCCCGACGTCGCCCACGCGCACTTCTGGATGAGCGGGCTCGCCGCGGTCACCGCCGCACGCCAGTGCGACGTCCCGGTGGTGCAGACCTACCACGCGCTCGGCTCGGTCAAGCGCCGCCACCAGGGCTCGGCCGACACCAGCCCGCCGCGGCGCATCGCGTACGAGCGTGAGCTGGGCCGGGCCGTCGACCAGGTGATCGTGCAGTGCCAGGACGAGGTGCGCGAACTGCTGCGACTCGGTGTTCCCCGTACGCAGATGACGCTGGTGCCCTCGGGTGTCAACACCGAGCGGTTCCGTGCCGACGGCCCCGCCGTGGCCCGCGACCGGGGCCGCCTCCGCATCCTCACCGTGGCGCGGCTGGTCGAGCGCAAGGGCGTCGAGGACCAGATCCGGGCGCTGCCCGCCGTGCCGGGGGCCGAACTGGTCGTGGTCGGCGGCCCGCCCGACGGTGACCTCGGCAGCGACCCGTACGCCCGTAAGCTGCGCCTGCTCGCGGCGGAGTGCCGGGTCGCCGACCGGGTGGTGCTGGCCGGCGCGGTCCCGTCGCACGAGATGCCGCGGTGGTACCGGTCGGCCGACATCCTCGCCGCCACCCCCTGGTACGAGCCGTTCGGCCTCACCGTCCTCGAAGCCATGGCCTGCGGCGTCCCGGTCGTCGCGACCTCGGTCGGCGGGCTGTCCGACACCGTCGTCGACGGCGTCACCGGCGACCTCGTGCCCCCGCGCGACCCGGCCCGGCTCGGCCAGGCGCTGCGCAGACTCGCCGGCGACGACATGCGCCGGCTCTCCTACGGCGCGGCGGCCGTCGACCGCTCCCAGTACACGTATGCCTGGCCCCGGATCGCCGAGCGTCTCGCCGAGGCGTACGCCGGGGTCGCCGCGAACACCCCGGAGGTAGTGGCGTGA
- a CDS encoding D-sedoheptulose-7-phosphate isomerase — protein sequence MTDFLETHLSALTAAIGPFRAEAGRLARWGADLAWHLGQGGRLLVAGNGGSAAEAQHLAAELVGRLREERRPLSAIALTPDSSAITALGNDYGFEEIFARQVRAHGRPGDVLITMSTSGRSPNLLAAVRAAKECGLRTWAMTGLGGPLADACDEALRCPSPDSQVVQELHLVAVHLMCEYLDRTLPAVAPFADFQVEVTV from the coding sequence GTGACGGACTTTCTCGAGACGCACCTGTCCGCGCTGACCGCGGCGATCGGACCGTTCCGCGCCGAGGCCGGGCGGCTCGCCCGGTGGGGCGCCGACCTCGCCTGGCACCTCGGTCAGGGCGGGCGTCTGCTGGTGGCCGGCAACGGCGGCAGCGCGGCCGAGGCCCAGCACCTGGCGGCCGAACTGGTCGGGCGGCTGCGCGAGGAACGCCGGCCGCTGTCCGCGATCGCGCTCACCCCGGACTCGTCGGCCATCACCGCGCTCGGCAACGACTACGGCTTCGAGGAGATCTTCGCCCGGCAGGTCCGCGCCCACGGCCGCCCCGGCGACGTGCTGATCACGATGTCGACCAGCGGGCGCAGCCCCAACCTGCTGGCCGCCGTGCGGGCCGCCAAGGAATGCGGGCTGCGTACGTGGGCGATGACCGGGCTCGGCGGCCCGCTCGCCGACGCCTGCGACGAGGCGTTGCGCTGCCCCTCGCCGGACAGCCAGGTCGTGCAGGAACTGCACCTCGTGGCCGTGCACCTGATGTGCGAATACCTCGACCGGACGCTGCCGGCGGTCGCCCCTTTCGCGGATTTCCAGGTGGAGGTGACGGTATGA